From Pan troglodytes isolate AG18354 chromosome 9, NHGRI_mPanTro3-v2.0_pri, whole genome shotgun sequence, the proteins below share one genomic window:
- the FOXR1 gene encoding forkhead box protein R1: protein MGNELFLAFTTSHLSLAEQKLARYKLRIVKPPKLPLEKKPNPDKDGPDYEPNLWMWVNPNIVYPPGKLEVSGRRKREDLTSTLPSSQPPQKEEDASCSEAAGVESLSQSSSKRSPPRKRFAFSPSTWELTEEEEAEDQEDSSSVALPSPHKRAPLQSRRLRQASSQAGRLWSRPPLNYFHLIALALRNSSPCGLNVQQIYSFTRKHFPFFRTAPEGWKNTVRHNLCFRDSFEKVPVSMQGGASTRPRSCLWKLTEEGHRRFAEEARALASTRLESIQQCMSQPDVMPFLFDL from the exons TTGCCAGATATAAACTCCGAATTGTTAAGCCACCAAAATTACCCCTAGAGAAAAAACCCAACCCTGATAAGGATG GTCCAGATTATGAGCCCAACCTCTGGATGTGGGTAAACCCCAACATCGTGTATCCCCCTGGAAAGCTGGAGGTCTCAGGACGTAGGAAGAGGGAGGACCTGACAAGCACACTCCCCTCCTCTCAGCCACCCCAGAAGGAGGAAGATGCCAGCTGCTCAGAGGCCGCAGGGGTGGAATCACTGTCCCAGTCCTCCAGCAAGCGGTCTCCCCCTCGGAAGCGGTTTGCCTTTTCCCCCAGCACCTGGGAG CtcacagaagaggaggaggctgaggaccAGGAAGACAGCTCCTCTGTGGCTCTCCCATCCCCTCACAAAAGGGCCCCCCTCCAGAGTCGGAGGCTTCGGCAAGCCAGCAGCCAGGCGGGGAGGCTCTGGTCCCGGCCCCCTCTCAATTACTTCCACCTAATTGCCCTGGCATTAAGAAACAGTTCCCCCTGTGGCCTCAACGTGCAACAGATCTACAGTTTCACTCG AAAGCACTTCCCCTTTTTCCGGACGGCCCCGGAAGGCTGGAAGAATACTGTCCGTCACAATCTCTGTTTTCGAGACAGCTTTGAGAAAGTGCCTGTCAGCATGCAGGGCGGGGCCAGCACACGGCCTCGATCTTGCCTCTGGAAGTTGACCGAGGAGGGACACCGCCGCTTTGCGGAGGAGGCCCGCGCCTTGGCTTCCACTCGGCTAGAAAGTATCCAACAGTGCATGAGCCAGCCAG ATGTGATGCCCTTCCTCTTTGATCTTTAA